In the Scyliorhinus canicula chromosome 23, sScyCan1.1, whole genome shotgun sequence genome, one interval contains:
- the LOC119956416 gene encoding nitric oxide synthase-interacting protein isoform X1: protein MPHCRPLIYFRPLHRKEAFSLPVGSNRRTSGLEGLLFGIEARGWCASDDQTWEELHGGGCVHLLREEEGHRPDGFIYEKEAILEYILHQKTEIAKKIKAYEKQKNIKKTELAELAKAEKESKVKAFLEKESTIVSKPLNPFSSKEATVTYGEAQASSSTEPVQHAGEKHLPSFWIPSLTPEAKASTVRKPDKTVYCPMSGRSLKMKDLIPVNFLPVDSKLERVQLINKQERYVCAVTRDVLGNSVPCAVLRPSGAVVTVECVEKLIKCDMIDPINGAQLTEKDIIHIQRGGTGFAGSGVKLEAKESRPVMQA from the exons ATGCCCCATTGCCGCCCTCTGATCTACTTCCGCCCGCTGCACCGGAAGGAAGCCTTTTCCCTTCCGGTCGGGTCAAACCGACGCACTTCCGGCCTGGAGGGCCTGTTGTTTGG GATTGAGGCACGCGGCTGGTGTGCGAGCGATgaccagacatgggaagaactgcACGGCGGGGGCTGTGTACACCTACTACGAGAAGAAGAAGGACACAG GCCTGATGGTTTTATATATGAAAAGGAAGCAATTCTGGAATACATCCTGCATCAAAAAACCGAAATTGCCAAGAAGATAAAG GCTTATGAGAAACAGAAGAACATCAAAAAGACGGAGCTGGCCGAGCTGGCGAAGGCAGAGAAGGAGTCCAAAGTCAAAGCGTTCCTGGAGAAAGAGTCGACCATCGTGAGCAAGCCGCTGAATCCCTTCAGCTCGAAAGAGGCTACGGTGACCTACG GGGAAGCCCAGGCTAGCTCCAGCACGGAACCAGTTCAGCACGCGGGTGAAAAGCACTTGCCCAGCTTTTGGatcccatccctcacccccgAGGCAAAAGCATCTACCGTGAGAAAACCG gATAAGACTGTCTATTGCCCGATGAGCGGGAGATCGCTGAAGATGAAAGACCTGATCCCTGTGAACTTCTTGCCAGTTGACAGTAAGCTGGAGCGCGTGCAGCTAATCAACAAGCAGGAACGTTACGTCTGCGCCGTGACGCGGGACGTGCTGGGGAACTCTGTGCCGTGCGCCGTACTCCGACCCTC GGGGGCTGTGGTCACTGTGGAGTGCGTGGAGAAGCTGATTAAATGTGACATGATTGACCCGATCAATGGGGCCCAACTGACGGAGAAGGACATAATCCACATTCAGAGG GGAGGGACTGGATTCGCGGGATCCGGAGTCAAACTGGAAGCAAAGGAGTCGAGGCCGGTGATGCAGGCGTAA
- the LOC119956416 gene encoding nitric oxide synthase-interacting protein isoform X2 — MTRHGKNCTAGAVYTYYEKKKDTAVSGYGTQSLRLSKDAIKDFDCCCLSLQPCKDPVITPDGFIYEKEAILEYILHQKTEIAKKIKAYEKQKNIKKTELAELAKAEKESKVKAFLEKESTIVSKPLNPFSSKEATVTYGEAQASSSTEPVQHAGEKHLPSFWIPSLTPEAKASTVRKPDKTVYCPMSGRSLKMKDLIPVNFLPVDSKLERVQLINKQERYVCAVTRDVLGNSVPCAVLRPSGAVVTVECVEKLIKCDMIDPINGAQLTEKDIIHIQRGGTGFAGSGVKLEAKESRPVMQA; from the exons ATgaccagacatgggaagaactgcACGGCGGGGGCTGTGTACACCTACTACGAGAAGAAGAAGGACACAG CTGTCTCAGGGTATGGGACTCAGTCCCTACGCCTCAGCAAGGACGCCATCAAGGACTTTGACTGCTGCTGTTTGTCTTTGCAGCCTTGCAAAGATCCCGTCATAAC GCCTGATGGTTTTATATATGAAAAGGAAGCAATTCTGGAATACATCCTGCATCAAAAAACCGAAATTGCCAAGAAGATAAAG GCTTATGAGAAACAGAAGAACATCAAAAAGACGGAGCTGGCCGAGCTGGCGAAGGCAGAGAAGGAGTCCAAAGTCAAAGCGTTCCTGGAGAAAGAGTCGACCATCGTGAGCAAGCCGCTGAATCCCTTCAGCTCGAAAGAGGCTACGGTGACCTACG GGGAAGCCCAGGCTAGCTCCAGCACGGAACCAGTTCAGCACGCGGGTGAAAAGCACTTGCCCAGCTTTTGGatcccatccctcacccccgAGGCAAAAGCATCTACCGTGAGAAAACCG gATAAGACTGTCTATTGCCCGATGAGCGGGAGATCGCTGAAGATGAAAGACCTGATCCCTGTGAACTTCTTGCCAGTTGACAGTAAGCTGGAGCGCGTGCAGCTAATCAACAAGCAGGAACGTTACGTCTGCGCCGTGACGCGGGACGTGCTGGGGAACTCTGTGCCGTGCGCCGTACTCCGACCCTC GGGGGCTGTGGTCACTGTGGAGTGCGTGGAGAAGCTGATTAAATGTGACATGATTGACCCGATCAATGGGGCCCAACTGACGGAGAAGGACATAATCCACATTCAGAGG GGAGGGACTGGATTCGCGGGATCCGGAGTCAAACTGGAAGCAAAGGAGTCGAGGCCGGTGATGCAGGCGTAA